One Paenibacillus sp. FSL W8-0186 genomic window carries:
- a CDS encoding alpha/beta hydrolase, whose translation MRHLFEKGIDTKAPTLVLFHGTGGTERDLLPLAKLVSPNSSVLSVRGNVLENGMPRFFRRLAEGVFDEEDLIFRTKELHDFLDQSAKEYEFDRGNLVAIGYSNGANIAGSLLFHYEHAFKGAILHHPMVPLRGIQLPNLAGVPVFIGAGTNDPICSPGETEELEKLLSGAGADVTVHWENFGHQLTSSEVNAAAAWFREKTGNV comes from the coding sequence ATGAGACATCTTTTTGAAAAAGGGATAGATACGAAGGCGCCAACGCTGGTGCTGTTCCACGGGACGGGCGGAACGGAGCGGGATTTGCTGCCGCTGGCCAAGCTGGTATCGCCGAACTCCTCTGTTCTTTCAGTAAGAGGGAACGTGCTAGAGAACGGAATGCCGCGGTTCTTCAGACGGCTCGCGGAAGGGGTCTTTGACGAAGAGGATTTGATCTTCCGCACAAAGGAACTTCATGATTTTCTGGATCAATCTGCCAAGGAATACGAATTCGACCGGGGGAACCTGGTGGCGATTGGTTACTCGAATGGAGCGAACATTGCCGGCAGCCTGCTGTTCCATTATGAACATGCCTTCAAAGGGGCGATTCTCCATCATCCGATGGTTCCTCTGCGAGGCATCCAGCTTCCGAATCTAGCCGGGGTTCCCGTCTTTATCGGGGCGGGGACCAATGATCCGATTTGTTCTCCTGGCGAGACGGAAGAGCTTGAGAAGCTGTTAAGCGGAGCGGGGGCCGACGTAACCGTGCATTGGGAGAATTTCGGGCACCAGCTCACCAGCAGCGAAGTCAACGCCGCGGCAGCCTGGTTTCGTGAAAAAACGGGGAATGTCTGA
- a CDS encoding transcriptional regulator, whose product MQRFKEEYDNWMQRHISEEKNHRRLELLEKGLGHGTVAFLRSVWFPAVGNFNNLYPEWEVRDFHSGYRYLDLAYMPGDAKGGIEIQGYGPHARDLDVRRFKDLCRRHCLLALDGWVFLPIAYLSIQDEPEECQQLVLSFIGRFISMDTPSQLSWLEAETIRFARRVLRPFTPSELAHHLRISDRHARRILHRLLDMSILCIASGKQRRRSYKLRL is encoded by the coding sequence ATGCAGCGTTTTAAAGAAGAATATGACAACTGGATGCAGAGACATATATCGGAGGAAAAGAACCATCGGCGACTGGAGCTGCTTGAAAAGGGACTCGGACATGGGACAGTGGCGTTTTTGCGGTCAGTTTGGTTTCCTGCGGTCGGTAATTTTAACAACCTGTATCCCGAGTGGGAGGTACGCGATTTCCATAGCGGATATCGTTATTTGGATTTGGCCTACATGCCTGGGGATGCGAAAGGCGGAATTGAAATTCAGGGATACGGGCCTCACGCGAGGGATTTGGATGTTAGAAGATTCAAGGATCTATGCCGGAGGCATTGTTTGCTTGCTCTGGACGGATGGGTTTTTCTGCCGATCGCCTATTTGTCCATCCAAGACGAACCCGAGGAATGCCAGCAGCTTGTTCTATCCTTCATAGGCAGGTTTATTTCCATGGATACCCCTTCCCAATTGTCCTGGCTTGAAGCTGAAACGATACGTTTTGCCCGCCGTGTGCTGCGCCCTTTTACTCCTTCCGAACTTGCCCATCATTTGCGAATTAGCGACCGGCACGCCAGACGGATTCTGCATCGTCTACTTGACATGAGTATCCTGTGCATTGCTAGTGGAAAGCAGCGGAGACGGAGCTATAAACTGAGGTTATAA
- a CDS encoding 2-isopropylmalate synthase — protein MNRKIIVLDTTLRDGEQVPGAKLNMQQKIETAQQLRRLNVDIIEAGFPASSEGDFRAVQEIAKSVGDSVSITALARAVKSDIDAVYESIKLAQDPLIHIVLGTSNIHVEKKFSRSKEAVLQMGVDAVKYAKTLLPHVQYSTEDASRSDFEYLWKTIEAVVKAGATMINVPDTVGYAVPEEFGELIRRIHERLKNLDDRVILSVHCHNDLGLATANTLSAIKNGAEKIECTINGLGERAGNASLEEVVMALKVRENYYQCHTHVQTKELLRTSRLVSHLTGLDVQVNKAITGENAFAHSSGIHQDGLLKDKQVYEIMSPEEVGADSMELILTARSGRHAFKNTVEKLGFDTGDEMDFEQLFEEFLQLADAKKEVYDHDVFYLVTNHRAVDGHSKQLYELVSFQVITNDVYPTAIVELKRGSETLKGSAVGDGPIDALYSVIRSLAGLDVQLEDYKINSLSRGKEAVGRVNIRIQYEGKVYSGRAMDTDIIKASALAFLNGINAVLLEQAIP, from the coding sequence ATGAATCGAAAAATCATCGTGCTGGACACGACTCTGCGGGACGGGGAGCAGGTTCCAGGCGCAAAGCTCAATATGCAGCAAAAAATAGAGACGGCGCAGCAGCTAAGGCGGCTGAATGTCGATATTATCGAAGCCGGTTTTCCAGCATCGTCAGAGGGAGATTTTCGCGCCGTACAGGAAATTGCCAAAAGCGTTGGCGATAGCGTATCAATCACAGCACTGGCTCGGGCGGTTAAGAGCGATATAGACGCCGTATATGAAAGTATAAAATTGGCGCAAGACCCGCTGATCCACATTGTGCTGGGTACGTCGAACATTCATGTGGAGAAGAAATTCAGCCGTTCGAAGGAAGCGGTTCTGCAAATGGGAGTTGATGCGGTGAAATATGCCAAAACCCTGCTTCCCCACGTACAGTATTCCACCGAGGATGCGTCGAGATCGGATTTCGAGTACTTATGGAAGACGATCGAAGCGGTTGTAAAGGCAGGCGCCACCATGATCAATGTGCCTGATACGGTTGGCTACGCCGTACCCGAGGAATTTGGCGAACTCATTCGCCGAATTCATGAGCGGCTTAAAAATCTGGATGACCGAGTCATCTTAAGCGTGCACTGTCATAACGATCTCGGACTGGCCACGGCCAATACCCTCAGCGCCATTAAGAATGGAGCCGAAAAAATCGAATGTACGATAAATGGGCTTGGAGAGCGCGCGGGAAATGCTTCGCTGGAGGAAGTGGTTATGGCACTTAAGGTAAGAGAGAACTACTATCAGTGTCATACCCATGTCCAAACGAAGGAGCTGCTTCGCACCTCCAGGCTGGTCAGCCATTTGACGGGACTGGATGTACAGGTGAATAAGGCCATTACGGGTGAAAATGCATTTGCCCATTCCTCCGGAATTCATCAGGACGGCTTGCTGAAGGATAAGCAGGTCTACGAGATTATGTCACCGGAGGAGGTCGGAGCGGATAGTATGGAGCTGATTTTGACGGCCCGTTCCGGCAGGCATGCCTTTAAGAATACGGTAGAGAAGCTAGGTTTCGACACGGGAGATGAGATGGATTTCGAACAGCTGTTCGAGGAGTTTTTACAGTTGGCCGATGCCAAAAAGGAGGTATATGATCACGACGTATTTTACCTGGTCACAAATCACCGGGCAGTTGACGGTCATAGCAAGCAGCTTTATGAGCTCGTCTCATTTCAGGTGATCACGAATGATGTGTATCCCACGGCTATCGTAGAGCTGAAGAGAGGCTCGGAAACGCTAAAAGGCAGCGCTGTTGGAGACGGTCCGATCGACGCGCTGTATAGCGTCATCCGATCTCTGGCCGGCCTGGATGTCCAGCTTGAGGATTACAAGATCAACAGCTTGTCTCGCGGCAAGGAAGCCGTCGGCCGGGTGAATATTCGAATTCAATATGAAGGCAAAGTATACTCGGGCCGTGCGATGGATACCGATATCATAAAAGCCAGTGCACTTGCTTTCCTGAATGGCATCAACGCCGTTCTGCTCGAGCAGGCAATTCCGTGA
- the rbsK gene encoding ribokinase: MAASKILVIGSINMDLVLRVPYIPQVGETLLGSSVERVPGGKGANQAVTAAKLGADVSMLGKVGGDEFGGPLMDNLRQAGVNTDHIDLVTAASSGLAVIQVNDEGDNSIVVMPGANDLCHRDYVAAHESLIKEADIVILQMEIPYEAVYEAVDLASKHSKTIIVNPAPAPDSIPDEVLGKLDYLIPNETELEKLSGQTVNSIASAENAAKVLLAKGVSSLIVTLGSNGSLYVDANETFHVPARVVKAVDTTAAGDSFVAAFAVSLSEGKSVQAAISFATKVSSIVVTKAGAQTSIPERSEVDLLQ; the protein is encoded by the coding sequence ATGGCAGCAAGCAAAATTTTAGTTATAGGCAGTATTAATATGGACTTGGTGTTACGAGTGCCATATATTCCGCAGGTGGGCGAAACCTTGCTTGGCAGCTCTGTCGAACGGGTGCCCGGCGGAAAGGGGGCCAACCAGGCGGTAACCGCAGCAAAATTAGGGGCTGACGTCTCCATGTTGGGCAAGGTCGGTGGGGATGAATTCGGCGGCCCGCTTATGGACAATCTGAGACAGGCAGGCGTAAACACAGATCATATCGATCTTGTAACTGCGGCATCCTCGGGGCTCGCTGTCATTCAAGTCAATGATGAGGGAGATAACAGCATCGTTGTGATGCCGGGCGCCAATGACCTTTGCCATCGAGATTACGTGGCGGCGCATGAGAGCTTAATCAAGGAAGCCGACATCGTTATTTTACAAATGGAAATTCCCTATGAGGCGGTCTACGAGGCTGTAGATCTGGCAAGCAAGCATAGTAAAACGATCATAGTAAATCCGGCCCCTGCACCAGACTCCATTCCTGATGAGGTGCTTGGCAAATTGGATTATTTGATTCCCAACGAGACTGAACTGGAGAAGCTTAGCGGACAGACCGTCAATTCTATAGCTTCCGCAGAGAACGCGGCTAAAGTGCTGCTAGCCAAAGGAGTGAGCAGCCTTATCGTTACGCTTGGCAGCAACGGATCCCTGTACGTGGATGCGAATGAGACGTTTCATGTCCCGGCAAGAGTGGTGAAAGCTGTGGATACAACGGCGGCCGGCGACTCGTTTGTGGCAGCCTTTGCCGTCAGCTTGTCTGAGGGGAAGAGCGTGCAGGCGGCCATTTCCTTCGCTACGAAAGTATCGTCGATCGTCGTAACCAAGGCCGGCGCGCAGACATCGATTCCAGAGCGGAGCGAGGTTGACCTTTTACAGTAA
- a CDS encoding DUF981 family protein: protein MHIDWSQTQVYNTIMSVATGIALLMLVRFSQHVTRGDKISLEGWSIGFAVPGFILTLTGGAMTLTWPLSKIGFPFDDIIFGEPTLAFGVMLLGGAILIWRRSNLHHKAELSDKEAKQQSGVLTSQLIDMIRPLSYFAAAMGLALISIAIAGVYYQLFAAPPEEPISGRFADYPLLEASFISGLYAVTGIGAILLPFSLATRNPIVTRIMGLCWRVTGILFVLFGAMNYFTHIGLIINTM from the coding sequence ATGCATATTGATTGGTCACAAACCCAGGTCTACAATACCATCATGTCCGTCGCAACAGGGATCGCGCTGCTGATGCTGGTCCGCTTCAGCCAGCATGTCACCCGCGGAGATAAAATCAGCCTCGAAGGCTGGTCTATTGGCTTTGCCGTTCCCGGTTTTATTCTAACCTTGACGGGTGGAGCGATGACGCTTACCTGGCCTTTGTCAAAAATCGGGTTTCCGTTCGATGACATCATATTTGGCGAGCCTACACTGGCTTTTGGCGTCATGCTGCTGGGCGGAGCTATTCTGATTTGGCGCAGATCGAACCTCCATCATAAGGCGGAGCTAAGCGACAAGGAAGCCAAGCAGCAATCTGGAGTGCTGACTTCACAGCTCATCGACATGATTCGGCCTCTGTCCTATTTTGCTGCCGCCATGGGGCTGGCGCTGATATCCATTGCTATCGCTGGCGTATATTATCAGTTATTCGCAGCGCCGCCCGAAGAGCCGATATCAGGACGGTTTGCGGATTATCCGCTGCTGGAGGCCTCTTTTATATCTGGTCTCTATGCCGTTACCGGCATCGGGGCGATTCTCCTGCCATTTTCCCTGGCCACAAGAAATCCAATAGTCACCCGCATTATGGGGTTATGCTGGAGAGTCACGGGGATACTCTTCGTCCTGTTCGGGGCGATGAATTACTTTACGCATATCGGGCTTATCATTAACACGATGTGA
- a CDS encoding nucleoside deaminase, whose translation MNTQQFLQLAIDLARSNVKEKGGRPFGAVIVRNGEVVATGVNTVLETKDPTDHAEMRAIREASRVLGSELLSDCEIYASGEPCPMCQGAIQRADLKAVYYASPKEVAMEAKVVPAGSNLNIPFQYVEMANGSEPFELWTKRKENTE comes from the coding sequence ATGAATACTCAACAATTTCTGCAGCTGGCGATCGATTTAGCCCGCAGCAACGTGAAGGAGAAGGGCGGCCGGCCGTTCGGGGCCGTCATTGTGAGGAATGGAGAGGTCGTGGCGACCGGCGTCAATACTGTGTTGGAAACGAAGGATCCAACGGATCACGCCGAGATGAGAGCGATTCGGGAGGCCAGCCGCGTATTGGGAAGCGAGCTGCTGTCCGACTGCGAGATTTACGCTAGCGGGGAGCCGTGTCCCATGTGCCAGGGCGCGATCCAGCGGGCTGATCTGAAGGCCGTCTACTACGCATCCCCCAAGGAGGTTGCCATGGAGGCAAAGGTCGTTCCGGCGGGGAGCAACCTGAATATTCCTTTTCAATACGTCGAGATGGCGAACGGATCTGAGCC
- a CDS encoding flavin reductase family protein, producing MISIDPSLQSERDNYKLLIGSIIPRPIAFVTTLSESGVLNAAPFSYFSIVSSSPPMLSIAVQRKNGVAKDTARNAAARGELVVHIVDESMAAAVNETAANLPPEESEIALTSLTKVASEVIAVPGIREAKVRMECVLEKLVTLGGTEDAPTTDLLIARVVRFIVDEEIYDQGRIDPVKLNPVSRLAGSAYAGLGKLFEIERPQ from the coding sequence ATGATATCGATTGATCCATCATTGCAGAGCGAGCGGGACAATTACAAGCTGCTCATCGGCAGCATCATTCCAAGACCTATCGCTTTCGTGACGACCTTGTCCGAGAGCGGAGTGCTCAACGCGGCGCCCTTCAGTTATTTCTCGATCGTCTCGAGTTCGCCTCCGATGCTGTCCATAGCTGTTCAGCGCAAAAACGGAGTGGCGAAGGATACGGCCAGAAATGCGGCCGCACGCGGGGAACTTGTCGTACACATCGTCGATGAAAGCATGGCCGCAGCCGTCAATGAGACCGCAGCGAATCTGCCGCCGGAGGAAAGCGAGATTGCCTTAACAAGTCTGACGAAGGTCGCAAGCGAGGTCATTGCTGTACCAGGCATCCGGGAAGCGAAGGTTCGGATGGAATGCGTGCTTGAAAAGCTTGTGACGCTGGGCGGAACGGAGGATGCGCCGACTACGGATCTGCTTATTGCCCGCGTCGTGCGATTTATTGTGGATGAGGAAATTTATGATCAGGGTCGCATCGATCCTGTGAAGCTGAATCCGGTCAGTCGGCTCGCCGGCAGCGCCTATGCCGGCCTTGGCAAGCTGTTCGAGATAGAACGGCCGCAATAA
- a CDS encoding DUF1697 domain-containing protein has product MVYIALLRGINVGGKNILKMAELRRVLKEEAGLARVQTYIQSGNVLFESSEEKSVLRKRIEQVIESAFGMSVSVIVRTASELRSIADRCPFTEEELAKAAESSVGESLYVSILQEELPGEQVEKLHSADFGEDKYVILGKEIYLLYSNSSRNSKLSGRLDKLGVPATVRNFKTLNKLIDLAAEMEQNIP; this is encoded by the coding sequence ATGGTTTATATTGCTCTGCTGCGGGGGATCAATGTAGGAGGCAAAAATATCTTAAAAATGGCGGAGCTCAGGCGCGTATTGAAAGAGGAAGCAGGCCTCGCCCGAGTACAAACGTATATCCAGAGCGGAAATGTCCTGTTTGAATCGAGCGAAGAGAAATCCGTACTACGCAAACGGATCGAGCAGGTGATCGAGTCTGCCTTCGGAATGTCAGTTAGCGTCATCGTGAGAACGGCTTCAGAACTGCGCAGCATTGCAGACCGATGCCCCTTCACGGAAGAGGAGCTTGCCAAAGCAGCCGAATCATCAGTTGGGGAGAGCCTGTACGTCTCTATTTTGCAGGAGGAATTGCCTGGCGAGCAGGTAGAGAAGCTGCACTCTGCTGATTTTGGGGAAGATAAATACGTCATACTAGGCAAGGAAATCTATCTGCTGTACAGCAATAGTTCGCGTAATTCAAAGCTGTCCGGCAGACTGGATAAACTAGGCGTTCCTGCAACGGTCCGCAACTTCAAAACGCTGAACAAACTCATTGATCTAGCTGCTGAAATGGAGCAGAATATACCATGA
- a CDS encoding oxalate decarboxylase family bicupin yields the protein MKETNSGHAKPLIVPQPIRSDGAGGPDYGPRDIWRDLENPDLLVPPPTDAGLVPNLKMSFSDTHMQLNHGGWSREITVRDLPVATTLAGVNMSLTPGGVRELHWHQQAEWAYMIWGKARITAVDQNGRNFIADVGDGDLWYFPAGIPHSIQGLETGCEFLLVFDDGKFSDLNTLSISDWFAHTPRDVLAANFGVSENAFASIPSGQVYIYQDKVPGSLESQKAESPYGSVPLSFKHRLLAQQPVITPGGSVRIVDSSNFPISKTVAAALVEINPGAMRELHWHPNNDEWQYYLTGQGRMTVFAGSGIARTFDYRAGDVGYVPFAYGHYIQNTGTESLWFLEIFKSDRFADISLNQWMALTPRSLVASNLQVGPELLDALRAEKWPVVKYPAGSEDLK from the coding sequence ATGAAGGAGACTAATTCTGGGCATGCCAAGCCCCTTATCGTGCCTCAGCCAATCCGAAGCGACGGCGCGGGAGGGCCGGACTATGGCCCGCGGGACATATGGAGAGATCTTGAAAACCCGGATCTCCTCGTTCCCCCTCCTACAGACGCCGGCTTGGTGCCTAATCTGAAAATGTCATTTTCCGATACCCATATGCAGTTAAACCACGGAGGCTGGTCTCGTGAAATTACCGTCCGCGATTTACCGGTCGCCACGACGCTGGCTGGCGTGAACATGAGCCTGACTCCGGGCGGAGTAAGGGAACTGCACTGGCATCAGCAGGCGGAGTGGGCGTATATGATATGGGGCAAAGCACGGATTACCGCAGTCGATCAGAACGGACGAAATTTCATCGCTGACGTCGGCGATGGAGATTTATGGTATTTTCCTGCCGGAATTCCGCATTCCATCCAGGGCCTGGAGACGGGCTGCGAGTTTTTGCTCGTGTTCGATGATGGTAAATTCTCTGACCTGAACACGCTGTCCATTTCAGACTGGTTTGCCCACACGCCCAGGGATGTACTGGCCGCCAACTTCGGCGTTTCGGAAAACGCCTTTGCCTCGATTCCTTCCGGACAGGTATATATTTATCAGGACAAAGTCCCGGGTTCCCTAGAAAGCCAGAAGGCCGAGTCCCCTTACGGCTCCGTACCGCTCAGCTTCAAGCACCGTCTTCTGGCCCAGCAGCCAGTCATAACTCCAGGCGGAAGCGTGAGAATCGTGGACTCCTCGAATTTTCCTATTTCGAAGACCGTCGCTGCCGCCTTGGTTGAGATCAATCCCGGAGCCATGCGGGAGCTCCACTGGCATCCCAATAATGACGAGTGGCAATATTACCTCACGGGTCAGGGACGCATGACTGTGTTTGCCGGAAGCGGAATTGCCCGCACCTTCGATTACAGGGCGGGCGATGTCGGCTACGTTCCGTTTGCATATGGCCACTATATTCAAAATACCGGTACAGAGTCGCTATGGTTTCTGGAAATATTCAAGAGCGACCGCTTCGCCGATATTTCCTTAAACCAATGGATGGCCCTCACGCCCCGGAGCCTTGTCGCCAGCAACCTGCAGGTCGGACCTGAGCTGCTGGATGCCCTGCGCGCAGAGAAGTGGCCTGTCGTGAAATACCCTGCTGGCTCTGAGGATCTGAAATAA